The Rhodospirillaceae bacterium genome has a segment encoding these proteins:
- a CDS encoding LysE family transporter, producing the protein MDFILFAKGVIAGFVIAAPVGPVGIMVAQRTLSKGIPAGLIAGAGGALADTVFGAIAAFGITFVAAFLHEIEPSLRLGGGILLILLGLLTALKSVKTDATPRLSVTRSFGDFVGTFVLTITNPATIASLVVVFPALGAIVPEGDLPRAWTLILGVFAGSTLWWLTLAALTSLFRTGLNDARMQTINRISGVAIVCFGIVVLVSVTRLGKSLLDLAPV; encoded by the coding sequence GTGGATTTCATACTTTTTGCCAAGGGCGTGATCGCCGGATTCGTCATTGCGGCGCCGGTCGGCCCGGTCGGGATCATGGTCGCCCAGCGCACCCTGTCGAAAGGGATTCCGGCCGGGCTGATCGCCGGCGCGGGCGGCGCGCTGGCCGATACCGTCTTCGGGGCGATCGCCGCCTTCGGCATCACCTTCGTCGCCGCCTTCCTGCACGAGATCGAGCCCAGCCTGCGCCTGGGCGGCGGCATCCTGCTGATCCTGCTCGGCCTGCTGACGGCGCTCAAGTCGGTCAAGACGGACGCCACGCCGCGCCTGTCCGTCACCCGCAGCTTCGGCGATTTCGTCGGCACCTTTGTGCTCACCATCACCAACCCGGCGACGATCGCCAGCCTTGTCGTCGTGTTTCCGGCCCTCGGCGCCATCGTGCCGGAAGGCGATCTCCCGCGCGCCTGGACGCTCATTCTCGGCGTTTTTGCGGGGTCGACCCTGTGGTGGCTCACCCTCGCAGCCCTCACCAGCCTGTTCCGGACCGGCCTGAACGACGCGCGGATGCAGACGATCAACCGGATTTCCGGCGTGGCGATCGTCTGTTTCGGGATCGTCGTGCTGGTCAGCGTGACCCGTCTGGGCAAATCGCTGCTCGATCTGGCGCCGGTATAG
- the pdxY gene encoding pyridoxal kinase PdxY, whose amino-acid sequence MHVLSIQSSVAYGHVGNAAATFPLQRLGHEVWPVATVNYSNHPGFGSYRGGVYHASDVAEILDELERRGAFHRCDAILSGFLGAAATGPVLLSAVDRIKRTNPKALYVLDPVIGDAERGIYVADGIAEFFRDEALARADIVLPNRYELSLLSDQAAGNDEAAVRAATSLMERGPSVVVVTGLRHETEISVLLVTARQVWKITTPLVDIPSHGAGDTFAALFLGAYFDLQDARAALDRAVSSMYGVFVATQKLNRDSLALVRAQMEIVDPSERFAAVPVWADKPE is encoded by the coding sequence ATGCACGTTCTTTCGATCCAGTCCTCGGTAGCCTACGGCCATGTCGGCAACGCGGCGGCGACGTTTCCGCTGCAGCGGCTGGGCCACGAGGTGTGGCCGGTCGCCACGGTCAACTACAGCAACCATCCGGGTTTCGGCAGCTACCGGGGCGGCGTCTACCACGCCAGCGATGTCGCGGAGATTCTGGACGAGCTGGAACGGCGCGGCGCCTTCCATCGCTGCGACGCAATATTGAGCGGCTTCCTCGGCGCTGCGGCGACCGGGCCGGTGCTGCTCAGCGCGGTCGACAGGATCAAGCGCACCAATCCGAAGGCGCTGTACGTTCTGGATCCGGTCATCGGCGATGCCGAGCGCGGCATCTATGTCGCGGACGGCATTGCCGAATTTTTCCGGGACGAAGCCCTGGCACGCGCGGATATCGTCTTGCCGAACCGGTATGAACTCTCCCTGCTTTCCGACCAGGCGGCGGGAAATGACGAAGCGGCGGTGCGTGCGGCAACGTCCCTCATGGAACGCGGCCCGTCGGTCGTTGTCGTTACCGGTCTGCGGCACGAAACCGAAATCAGCGTGCTGCTGGTCACCGCCCGGCAGGTTTGGAAGATAACGACGCCGCTGGTCGACATTCCGTCCCATGGCGCGGGAGACACATTTGCCGCCCTGTTCCTCGGCGCTTATTTCGACCTGCAGGATGCCCGGGCCGCTCTCGACCGGGCAGTCAGCTCGATGTACGGCGTATTTGTGGCGACGCAGAAGCTGAACCGGGATTCCCTTGCGCTCGTTCGGGCGCAAATGGAGATCGTCGATCCGAGCGAACGTTTCGCCGCTGTGCCCGTCTGGGCCGACAAACCGGAATAA
- a CDS encoding CoA ester lyase — protein sequence MDFTPARRVVNRARPRRSALYMPGANARALEKAQNLPADVLILDLEDAVAPDAKETARAQVCAAVSTRRYGAREVVVRINGLDTGWGHADLPPVAGCGADAILLPKVESAEQVRHLEALMADCGAPDDMAVMCMIETPMGVLHAEEIAASGPRLSCLVMGTSDLAKDLQARHVPGREPLLPSLGLALLAARAHRLAILDGVSLDLGDDAAHEAACRQGRDLGFDGKTLIHPKQIAAANRAFAPGDAEIAWSRRIIAAHGEAEAAGAGVVLVDGKLIEALHVEEAHRTVALAEAIERLAA from the coding sequence ATGGATTTTACGCCCGCTCGCCGCGTTGTGAATAGGGCAAGGCCGCGCCGCTCGGCTCTCTACATGCCCGGCGCCAACGCCCGCGCTCTCGAAAAGGCGCAGAACCTTCCCGCCGACGTCCTGATTCTCGATCTGGAAGACGCCGTTGCGCCCGACGCCAAGGAGACGGCGCGCGCGCAGGTCTGCGCCGCCGTTTCCACCCGCCGGTACGGCGCGCGCGAAGTCGTCGTCCGGATCAACGGCCTCGATACCGGCTGGGGCCATGCCGACCTGCCGCCAGTCGCCGGCTGCGGCGCCGACGCCATCCTGCTGCCCAAGGTGGAAAGCGCCGAGCAGGTTCGGCATCTGGAGGCGCTGATGGCGGACTGCGGCGCGCCGGACGATATGGCGGTCATGTGCATGATCGAAACGCCGATGGGCGTGCTCCACGCCGAAGAGATCGCCGCGTCCGGCCCGCGCCTGAGCTGCCTGGTGATGGGCACGTCCGATCTGGCGAAGGACCTGCAGGCCCGGCATGTGCCGGGGCGCGAGCCGCTGCTGCCGAGCCTCGGCCTGGCGCTGCTCGCCGCGCGCGCCCACCGCCTGGCGATCCTCGACGGCGTATCGCTCGACCTGGGCGACGACGCGGCCCACGAAGCGGCCTGCCGGCAAGGCCGCGACCTGGGCTTCGACGGCAAGACGCTGATCCACCCGAAACAGATCGCCGCCGCGAACCGGGCCTTCGCGCCCGGCGACGCCGAGATCGCATGGTCGCGCCGGATCATCGCCGCCCATGGCGAAGCGGAAGCGGCCGGCGCCGGCGTCGTGCTGGTCGACGGCAAACTCATCGAGGCCCTCCATGTCGAAGAGGCGCACCGGACGGTCGCGCTCGCCGAAGCGATCGAACGCCTGGCGGCCTGA
- a CDS encoding quinone-dependent dihydroorotate dehydrogenase gives MTLAEPAVRLLRLLPPEAAHRWTVRLLRGADALRLPLEGGPHRSAPQRAFGLDFPNPVGLAAGFDKDAEAVRAAFALGFGFVEVGSVTPQPQPGNPRPRVFRLPEDSAVINRYGFNSKGLDRAERRLAGLRRRPLPGPLGVNLGANRGSDDPAADYATGARRLAPYADYLVVNVSSPNTPGLRALQDAAALRGLLEPMRAALENSGPARRPLLLKVAPDLEPADIDDIAGIAQTPLLDGLIVSNTTVARPPGLRSPLAGEAGGLSGRPLMALSTAVLEAFRERVGPDLPIIGVGGIASSADAAAKRAAGATLIQLYTGLVYEGPALIRAAAEGFRDAAPRNGVPSPPREQPEP, from the coding sequence ATGACGCTGGCTGAACCGGCCGTCCGCCTGCTGCGCCTGCTGCCGCCGGAAGCGGCTCACCGCTGGACGGTCCGCCTGCTGCGCGGCGCCGACGCGCTGCGGCTGCCCCTGGAAGGCGGCCCGCACCGCAGCGCGCCGCAGCGCGCGTTCGGCCTGGATTTTCCCAACCCGGTCGGCCTCGCCGCCGGCTTCGACAAGGACGCCGAGGCGGTGCGCGCAGCCTTTGCGCTCGGCTTCGGTTTCGTCGAGGTCGGCTCGGTGACGCCGCAACCCCAGCCCGGCAACCCGCGGCCGCGGGTGTTCCGCCTGCCGGAAGACAGCGCGGTCATCAACCGCTACGGCTTCAACAGCAAGGGGCTGGACCGCGCCGAGCGGCGGCTCGCCGGCCTGCGGCGGCGGCCGCTGCCGGGGCCGCTGGGCGTCAATTTGGGCGCGAACAGGGGGAGCGACGATCCGGCGGCCGACTATGCAACCGGCGCGCGCCGGCTGGCGCCCTACGCCGATTATCTCGTCGTCAACGTCTCCTCGCCCAACACGCCGGGCCTGCGTGCGCTCCAGGATGCGGCGGCGCTGCGCGGCCTGCTGGAGCCGATGCGGGCCGCCCTTGAGAATTCGGGGCCGGCACGGCGGCCGTTGCTGCTGAAGGTGGCGCCGGACCTGGAGCCGGCGGACATCGACGATATCGCCGGGATTGCGCAGACGCCGTTGCTCGACGGGCTGATCGTCAGCAACACGACCGTGGCCCGTCCGCCCGGTCTGCGCTCGCCCCTGGCGGGCGAGGCCGGCGGCCTGTCCGGCCGGCCGCTCATGGCGCTTTCGACCGCCGTGCTCGAGGCCTTCCGCGAGCGGGTCGGCCCGGACCTGCCGATCATCGGCGTCGGCGGCATCGCGAGCAGCGCGGACGCCGCCGCCAAGCGGGCCGCCGGCGCTACGCTGATCCAGCTCTATACCGGCTTGGTCTACGAAGGCCCCGCCCTGATCCGCGCCGCCGCCGAAGGGTTCCGCGACGCGGCGCCGCGAAACGGCGTGCCAAGCCCACCGCGGGAGCAGCCGGAACCGTAA
- a CDS encoding tetratricopeptide repeat protein: MPDRCLESLPAEHWGRTYRLKPLDPARYQEAAQNCAPAIRRNPSNTSLRVAIATVLFNAGKREEAGRLLSAPDLENDPLALYSRADFLYRAWNGRDKLPELVRLAERAVAAGSPDAVVLLGYAYEEGIVWQADEGAAYFLYLKAARQGCAEGMVKVGMYRQFGTYVERNWEKALKWYLRAAEAGDAFGMFRAGYVYDEGPADLRDTAKAIAWYRRSARLGFEDAMLNLGWMYRHGKGVRQDYRRALYWYRKSYRAGVRHALNNLGVMYLNGLGVGKDTRRARAYFLAAAADRRNVAAMRNLGYRYGLSGSPANRSGPAAYFWLYAAYRRTDNAGIRADLRLDLIDRERALSRTGARRVRKDAVNWLNGGALRSGYRKGIPDLADVGPP, from the coding sequence TTGCCGGATCGCTGTCTGGAATCGCTGCCGGCGGAACACTGGGGCAGGACCTACCGGCTCAAGCCGCTCGACCCTGCCCGGTACCAGGAAGCGGCGCAAAATTGTGCGCCCGCCATCCGGCGAAACCCGAGCAACACCTCGCTGCGGGTTGCGATCGCGACCGTATTGTTCAATGCAGGAAAAAGGGAAGAAGCCGGCCGGCTGCTGTCCGCGCCGGATCTGGAGAACGATCCGCTCGCCCTCTATTCACGGGCCGATTTTCTTTACCGCGCATGGAACGGCCGGGACAAACTTCCGGAATTGGTCAGGCTTGCCGAACGGGCAGTCGCCGCCGGAAGCCCGGATGCGGTCGTGCTGCTCGGATACGCCTACGAGGAGGGCATCGTGTGGCAGGCCGACGAGGGCGCCGCCTACTTCCTCTACCTGAAGGCGGCCCGGCAGGGCTGCGCGGAAGGGATGGTGAAGGTCGGGATGTATCGCCAGTTCGGCACATATGTGGAGCGGAACTGGGAGAAGGCCCTGAAATGGTATCTCCGCGCCGCGGAAGCCGGCGATGCCTTTGGAATGTTCAGGGCCGGATACGTCTATGACGAAGGACCTGCGGATCTGCGCGATACGGCAAAAGCGATCGCCTGGTACCGCCGCAGCGCCCGCCTCGGATTCGAAGACGCAATGCTCAACCTGGGCTGGATGTACCGCCACGGAAAGGGCGTCAGACAGGATTATCGCAGGGCGCTGTACTGGTACCGGAAATCCTACCGGGCCGGCGTACGACATGCCCTGAACAATCTGGGTGTGATGTATCTGAACGGCCTCGGCGTCGGCAAGGATACGCGCCGCGCCAGAGCCTATTTTCTGGCGGCTGCGGCGGACCGGAGGAACGTCGCCGCCATGCGCAACCTGGGCTATCGATACGGTCTGAGCGGCAGCCCGGCGAATCGGTCCGGGCCGGCGGCCTATTTCTGGCTCTACGCCGCCTACCGCCGGACCGACAATGCCGGCATTCGCGCCGACCTCAGGCTCGACCTCATCGATCGTGAACGGGCCTTGTCCCGGACCGGAGCGCGGCGTGTCCGGAAAGATGCCGTGAATTGGCTCAACGGCGGCGCGCTGCGGTCCGGGTACCGGAAGGGGATACCCGATTTGGCGGATGTCGGACCGCCATAG
- a CDS encoding thermonuclease family protein, translating into MTYVKRKPFFRLILRAAPAVGAIALTAVLCTTPARGEDYLWPVTRVIDGDTVEVKVPGLPPELAHIRVRLRSADTPGIGRYAKCPSEKRIGQAARDFTEMQITKAERILVRNPEWEGGRGRVKADLILNGKTLSALLIEAGHGRPYRRGQRQNWCPDSED; encoded by the coding sequence TTGACCTATGTCAAGCGGAAGCCGTTTTTTCGCTTGATTTTGCGGGCGGCACCGGCGGTCGGCGCAATCGCGCTGACCGCCGTCTTATGCACGACTCCCGCCCGGGGCGAGGATTATCTCTGGCCGGTGACGCGGGTGATCGACGGCGATACGGTCGAGGTCAAGGTTCCGGGCCTGCCTCCCGAATTAGCCCACATCAGGGTGCGGCTGCGCAGCGCCGACACGCCAGGGATTGGCCGTTATGCAAAATGTCCGTCAGAGAAGAGGATCGGCCAGGCGGCCAGAGACTTTACCGAGATGCAAATTACCAAGGCTGAACGAATCCTCGTGCGGAATCCGGAATGGGAAGGAGGTAGGGGGCGCGTGAAAGCCGATCTGATCCTAAACGGAAAGACGCTCTCGGCTCTACTGATCGAAGCGGGCCACGGCAGACCGTATCGCCGCGGCCAGCGGCAGAACTGGTGCCCTGATTCAGAAGATTAA
- a CDS encoding TIM barrel protein translates to MPRFSANISMLFAECDWLDRPAAAAAAGFGAVEIQFPYDRPAADWQRAIGAAGLAVSVINVPVGDMLDGGPGLAATPGRQAAFRRAAETARDVAAVLRPRNVNVLAGFPELHGFGRARCLATLAENLRVAADLMGGIGIGVVVEAVNTVDRPGFLLSTSEQALEAIDRAGHPNLALEHDLYHMAIMEGRLVPRLEEILPRIGHIQFADHPGRHEPGTGAIDFPAVFAALDRLGYDGWCAAEYVPSRVTEETLGWMVD, encoded by the coding sequence ATGCCCCGTTTTTCCGCCAACATTTCGATGCTGTTCGCCGAATGCGACTGGCTCGACCGGCCGGCCGCCGCCGCTGCGGCGGGGTTCGGGGCCGTCGAGATCCAGTTTCCCTACGACCGGCCGGCCGCAGACTGGCAGCGGGCGATCGGGGCGGCGGGGCTCGCCGTCTCGGTCATCAACGTCCCGGTCGGCGACATGCTCGACGGCGGGCCGGGCCTCGCCGCGACGCCGGGCCGGCAGGCCGCCTTCCGCCGGGCGGCGGAGACGGCGCGCGACGTCGCGGCGGTGCTCCGGCCGCGCAACGTCAACGTGCTCGCCGGTTTTCCCGAGTTGCACGGTTTCGGGCGGGCGCGCTGCCTGGCGACGCTGGCGGAGAATCTGCGCGTCGCGGCGGACCTCATGGGCGGGATCGGCATCGGCGTCGTCGTCGAGGCCGTCAACACCGTCGACCGGCCGGGTTTCCTGCTGTCGACCAGCGAACAGGCGCTCGAAGCCATCGACCGGGCCGGCCATCCGAACCTGGCGCTGGAGCACGACCTGTATCACATGGCGATCATGGAGGGCCGGCTGGTCCCGCGGCTCGAAGAGATCCTGCCGCGCATCGGCCATATCCAGTTCGCCGACCATCCCGGCCGGCACGAGCCCGGCACCGGGGCGATCGACTTTCCCGCGGTCTTCGCCGCGCTCGACCGTCTCGGCTACGACGGCTGGTGCGCCGCGGAATATGTGCCGAGCCGGGTTACCGAGGAGACGCTGGGGTGGATGGTCGACTAG
- a CDS encoding HigA family addiction module antitoxin encodes MTEHSVERPLRRPAVHPGEVLREDVLPALGLSVSAAARRLGVSRQHLHRILSCTHPVSVEMALRVGRLVGNGPGLWLRMQQNYDLRRAERELKNELEKITPAEARPSASTVPAP; translated from the coding sequence ATGACGGAACACAGCGTAGAAAGGCCGCTCCGGCGTCCGGCAGTCCATCCGGGAGAGGTTCTGCGCGAGGATGTCCTGCCGGCGCTGGGGCTGTCGGTCAGCGCGGCGGCGCGGCGGCTCGGGGTTTCGCGCCAGCACCTTCACCGGATTCTGTCCTGTACGCATCCCGTCTCGGTGGAAATGGCGCTGCGGGTCGGCCGGCTCGTCGGCAACGGTCCGGGACTCTGGCTGAGGATGCAGCAGAATTACGATCTGCGGCGGGCGGAACGGGAGTTGAAGAACGAACTTGAGAAGATAACGCCAGCCGAAGCGCGCCCGTCCGCGTCGACGGTCCCCGCGCCCTGA
- a CDS encoding type II toxin-antitoxin system RelE/ParE family toxin produces the protein MIRSFRHKGLSELFGRGRSRHVRQDLHARCLRRLEVLDQAESLADLRVPGFDFHGLRGSPRRFSIHVNGPWCITFEWRDGEALRVDLEQYH, from the coding sequence ATGATCCGGAGTTTCCGGCACAAGGGTCTTTCCGAGTTGTTCGGACGGGGCCGCAGCCGCCATGTCCGGCAGGATCTCCATGCGCGCTGCCTGCGCCGGCTGGAAGTTCTGGACCAGGCCGAATCGCTGGCCGACCTGCGCGTGCCGGGATTCGATTTTCACGGTCTCCGCGGGTCGCCCCGGCGCTTCAGCATCCATGTCAACGGCCCCTGGTGCATCACCTTCGAATGGCGGGACGGCGAGGCGCTGCGCGTCGATCTCGAGCAGTATCATTGA
- a CDS encoding sulfite exporter TauE/SafE family protein — translation MRSPGGYARAMLIENPWFWAAAVPAVLIVGISKGGVGGGLGTVGVPILSLVVDPRIAAAVLLPVLCLIDLMSLKAYWGRWHRRNMRILIAAAMIGILAGALTFRHLDADAIRVLIGVIAILFALRTWLGARRSGRPARAPNVLRGGLWGAVAGFTSFVSHNGGPPVAVYLLPQKLDKTLYQATTVVFFAAINYVKLVPYWLLGQFPATNLTVSAALFPLAVAGTLLGVWLHTRISDRLFFIAAYVLLFGIGIKLVYDGTTGLLA, via the coding sequence GTGCGGTCGCCGGGCGGCTATGCCCGCGCCATGCTTATCGAGAATCCCTGGTTCTGGGCGGCGGCCGTCCCTGCTGTGCTGATCGTCGGCATATCGAAGGGCGGGGTCGGCGGCGGGCTGGGCACGGTCGGCGTGCCGATCCTCTCCCTGGTCGTCGACCCGCGCATCGCCGCCGCGGTGCTGCTGCCGGTGCTCTGCCTGATCGACCTGATGTCGCTGAAGGCCTACTGGGGCCGCTGGCACCGGCGCAACATGCGCATCCTGATCGCCGCCGCGATGATCGGCATTCTCGCCGGCGCGCTGACCTTCCGGCACCTGGACGCCGACGCCATCCGGGTGCTGATCGGCGTCATCGCGATCCTGTTCGCGCTGCGAACCTGGCTCGGCGCGCGGCGGTCCGGCCGGCCGGCGCGCGCGCCGAACGTCCTGCGCGGCGGCCTGTGGGGCGCGGTCGCCGGCTTCACCAGCTTCGTCTCCCACAACGGCGGGCCGCCGGTCGCGGTCTACCTGCTGCCGCAGAAGCTGGACAAGACGCTGTACCAGGCGACGACGGTCGTGTTCTTCGCCGCGATCAACTATGTCAAGCTGGTGCCCTACTGGCTGCTCGGGCAGTTCCCGGCGACCAATCTCACCGTATCGGCGGCCTTGTTCCCGCTGGCCGTGGCCGGGACGCTGCTCGGCGTCTGGCTGCACACCCGGATCTCCGACCGCCTTTTCTTCATTGCGGCCTATGTCCTGCTGTTCGGCATCGGCATCAAGCTGGTATATGACGGCACGACGGGCCTGCTGGCCTGA
- a CDS encoding cysteine dioxygenase — MAENGAARREERGRAVAAAVADIRAIERDHGVTRDGLARMKRLLLDLAERTDLFPAEDFPPPDGDVEFPANVYRIAEDDDHRFALYVQSARGALDTPAHNHTTWAVIAGIRGDELNRFYERTADGGVAETGWRVVRQGTAVAFLPDELHSIHVGTGNRVVNFHMYGLALDRLHEREYFRDDDGSWRNFPAQEGIIEARGA; from the coding sequence ATGGCGGAGAACGGAGCAGCGCGACGGGAAGAACGGGGCCGCGCCGTCGCGGCGGCGGTGGCGGACATCCGCGCCATCGAGCGCGACCATGGTGTCACGCGCGACGGGCTGGCCCGGATGAAACGGCTGCTGCTCGACCTTGCCGAACGGACGGACCTGTTCCCGGCGGAGGACTTCCCGCCGCCGGACGGGGATGTCGAATTTCCGGCCAACGTCTACCGGATCGCGGAGGACGACGACCATCGCTTCGCCCTCTACGTCCAGTCGGCGCGCGGCGCGCTCGATACGCCGGCGCACAACCACACGACCTGGGCGGTGATTGCCGGCATCCGCGGCGACGAGCTGAACCGCTTTTACGAGCGCACCGCGGACGGCGGCGTGGCGGAGACCGGCTGGCGGGTGGTGCGGCAGGGCACGGCGGTCGCCTTCCTGCCGGACGAACTGCACTCCATCCATGTCGGGACCGGTAACCGGGTCGTCAACTTCCACATGTATGGCCTGGCGCTGGACCGTCTCCACGAGCGGGAGTATTTCCGGGACGACGACGGCAGCTGGCGCAACTTCCCGGCCCAGGAGGGCATCATCGAGGCGCGCGGCGCCTGA